The proteins below are encoded in one region of Tamandua tetradactyla isolate mTamTet1 chromosome 9, mTamTet1.pri, whole genome shotgun sequence:
- the FAM111A gene encoding serine protease FAM111A, which translates to MSSKNRRSQKILLDEKKNLKIYHYFPQIPGGGENNSDTPKMKSRSRKRARNITNTGAQGSPLPKKNKKEETIPPKKIIYISLQLKRKGKNMKHELAHNERDSLYGALNTLTVVKKEIQNQQGKEMLVQEVEGIQGYINLGMPLSCLPEKSHLEITFVQRKSEQKEYNQVFRQHDVTSTDYVKFYINAIGKRGKRIVKYLTFHRPGSKLCVYAFKGETIKDALCKDGRFLPFLETTDWKLIKNLDTTLESTLPVDDLEGKLFEVQVEKKGSSVAAPPQNSESGEREKQLMNTYIVDQYPSLKIETEKIKEYFQKEMHKSMFELHKTDFGKLTKNSTRVIVHKLLSHLSDSVGYISWDNNGAVGSATCFVFRGLFIFTCRHVISHIVGEGIEPSKWADIISQCAKVTFVYEESAGKEENCFFIEPWFEIADTALDYAVLKLKEKEQPVPLGLYYSITPIPLSGLIYIIGHPDGEAKSTDACTVIAQGQREDKYQQFLQAAEAEIGHGFTPYLHMYTQRSFQEIVLNPSVITYDTTFFFGASGSPVFDSKGHLVAMHTAGFTYNYRKFHNIIEFGSSMEAILNDIKQRYGTWYNEVCVNQQDVEMLSEEY; encoded by the exons ATGAGCTCTAAGAATCGCAGGTCGCAAAAGATCTTATTGGAtgaaaagaagaacttgaaaatttATCACTATTTCCCTCAG aTCCCTGGAGGAGGAGAGAATAATTCTGATACTCCCAAAATGAAGTCAAGATCTAGAAAACGTGCAAGAAATATAACTAACACTGGGGCTCAAGGATCTCCtttacccaagaaaaataaaaaagaggagactataccccccaaaaagataatttatatttccttacagttaaaaaggaaaggcaaaaacATGAAACATGAGCTAGCACATAATGAGAGGGATAGTTTATACGGGGCGCTCAACACTCTTACAGTTGTCAAAAAAGAGATTCAAAATCAACAAGGCAAAGAAATGCTGGTGCAAGAGGTGGAAGGAATTCAAGGGTACATAAACCTCGGAATGCCGCTGAGTTGTCTTCCTGAGAAATCCCACCTGGAAATTACATTTGTCCAACGTAAAAGTGAGCAAAAAGAATATAACCAGGTATTTCGCCAGCATGATGTGACATCTACTGACTATGTCAAATTTTATATTAATGCAATTGGGaagaggggaaaaagaattgtTAAATATCTGACATTTCACCGACCAGGGTCCAAACTCTGTGTCTATGCTTTCAAAGGAGAAACTATCAAGGATGCACTGTGCAAGGATGGcagatttcttccttttctggagACTACTGATTGGAAACTTATTAAAAACTTGGACACCACCTTAGAAAGCACACTGCCGGTTGATGACTTGGAGGGAAAGCTCTTTGAGGTACAGGTTGAGAAAAAAGGTAGCTCCGTGGCCGCACCCCCTCAGAATTcagaatcaggagaaagagaaaagcaactgaTGAACACATATATTGTAGACCAGTACCCCAGTTTGAAAATAGAAAcggaaaaaatcaaagaatactTCCAGAAGGAAATGCACAAGTCAATGTTTGAGTTGCATAAAACGGACTTTGGAAAACTGACAAAAAACTCTACTCGGGTTATAGTGCACAAGCTTCTTTCTCATCTGAGTGACTCAGTTGGGTACATATCCTGGGACAACAACGGTGCAGTGGGTTCTGCCACCTGCTTCGTTTTTAGAGGGTTATTCATCTTTACTTGTCGGCATGTAATAAGTCATATTGTGGGTGAAGGAATAGAGCCAAGTAAGTGGGCAGACATAATCAGTCAGTGTGCAAAAGTGACATTTGTTTATGAAGAGTctgcaggaaaagaagaaaactgctTTTTCATTGAACCTTGGTTTGAGATAGCTGATACCGCTCTTGATTATGCTGTtctgaaactgaaagaaaaggagcAACCAGTGCCTTTGGGACTCTATTACAGCATCACTCCTATACCACTTAGTGGGTTGATATACATTATTGGCCATCCAGATGGAGAGGCAAAGTCTACTGATGCTTGTACTGTTATCGCTCAGGGCCAGCGAGAAGATAAATACCAGCAGTTTCTTCAGGCTGCAGAAGCAGAGATCGGCCATGGTTTTACGCCGTATCTCCATATGTACACACAAAGAAGTTTCCAGGAAATAGTTCTTAACCCTAGTGTGATCACCTATGATACCACGTTTTTCTTTGGGGCCTCTGGCTCCCCAGTGTTTGATTCAAAAGGTCACTTGGTGGCTATGCATACTGCTGGCTTCACTTATAACTACAGAAAGTTTCACAACATCATTGAGTTTGGTTCGTCCATGGAAGCCATCCTCAATGATATTAAACAAAGATATGGAACGTGGTATAACGAAGTATGTGTAAACCAGCAGGATGTAGAAATGTTGAGTGAAGAATATTGA
- the LOC143646813 gene encoding uncharacterized protein LOC143646813, translated as MNGGILQGFQGTDHKKAYNLTTSSAWQIPPFQGLSRSSNAGSTRFRQNNLLRRQREVYCPTQGQPQDQKADSPKKRARPKRCHRSFVLATSEETFPHSRREIPRSGEKTVNCHRLAPMDQEIL; from the exons ATGAATGGAGGAATCCTACAAGGATTTCAAGGAACAGACCATAAGAAGGCATATAATCTGACAACTTCATCTGCATGGCAGATCCCTCCATTTCAG GGGCTGTCAAGATCGTCAAATGCCGGCTCCACAAGATTTCGCCAGAACAACCTGTTGAGAAGACAGCGCGAAGTTTATTGCCCAACACAAG GCCAGCCCCAGGACCAAAAGGCTGACTCACCTAAGAAGAGGGCCCGTCCCAAACGTTGCCACCGCTCGTTCGTACTTGCGACTTCGGAGGAAACGTTCCCTCACTCTAGAAGGGAAATTCCGCGCTCTGGAGAAAAGACTGTAAACTGTCACCGTCTGGCACCAATGGACCAAGAGATACTGTAG